A segment of the bacterium genome:
GCGGCGGCCGTCGGCGTCCTCGATCGCCGCGCCCTGTCCGCGGCGGACGAAGAGCGGCGTGCCGCCGACGGCGCGGAAGGCGCGCACGGGGGAATCGACGCCGCCCGGAATGACCTCGCAGGCGCGCCGGAACAGCTCCTCCGACTTCGGTCCGGCGCTCACAGCCACTTTCCCGCCAGCGCCTCGCGCGCGTGGTAGGTGATGATCTGGTCGGCGCCGGCGCGGGCCATCGCCAGCAGGTTCTCGCGCACGATCCGGGCCTCGTCGAGCCAGCCGCGTTCCGCCGCGGCCTTGACCGCGGAGTACTCGCCCGAAACGTTGTAGGTCGCGAGCGGCAGGTTCGTCAGCTCCTTCACCGCGCGGATCACGTCCAGATAGGCGAGGGCCGGCTTGACCATCAGC
Coding sequences within it:
- a CDS encoding porphobilinogen synthase codes for the protein AIRDALDEHGFENVALLSYAVKFASAYYGPFREAAGSAPGKGDRKGYQMDVRNGREALREALLDEAEGADMLMVKPALAYLDVIRAVKELTNLPLATYNVSGEYSAVKAAAERGWLDEARIVRENLLAMARAGADQIITYHAREALAGKWL